From one Flavobacterium kingsejongi genomic stretch:
- a CDS encoding MGMT family protein, translating into MDTNDNFFERVYSIAKQIPYGRVTSYGAIAKVLGAARSARMVGWAMNACHGRDDIPAHRVVNRKGLLTGKHHFEGTNLMQQLLESEGVKVVDHQIVNFDTVFWDPNTMV; encoded by the coding sequence ATGGATACTAACGACAATTTCTTTGAGCGGGTGTACAGCATTGCAAAGCAGATTCCTTACGGCAGGGTAACTTCCTATGGTGCTATTGCCAAAGTACTGGGTGCTGCGCGTTCTGCCCGAATGGTGGGGTGGGCGATGAACGCCTGTCATGGCAGGGATGATATTCCTGCGCACCGTGTCGTAAACCGTAAAGGGCTACTAACGGGAAAACACCATTTTGAAGGCACGAATCTCATGCAACAATTACTGGAAAGTGAAGGTGTCAAAGTGGTCGATCACCAGATCGTTAATTTTGATACCGTATTCTGGGACCCCAATACTATGGTGTAA
- a CDS encoding LysE family transporter — MIILLPLLLGFIISFVGTMLPGLINMTAAKISLREGRTKAKNFAFGATVVVFLQTYIAVGFSKFINERPHVIALLQEVGLGIFVALTLYFLFFAKKPKVKDKELKNKSKTGRFFFGMLLSALNFFPIPYYVFVSITLSTYGIFLFERLFLLLFVLGVVCGSYTVFYLYIFFFHRIQGKADFFMKNINYFIGSVTGLISILTLIKVLRNL, encoded by the coding sequence ATGATTATACTTTTGCCGCTACTTTTGGGTTTTATTATATCGTTTGTCGGGACCATGCTTCCCGGCCTGATTAATATGACAGCAGCGAAAATCAGTTTGCGGGAAGGGCGTACCAAGGCTAAGAATTTTGCTTTTGGTGCTACTGTGGTTGTTTTTTTACAAACCTACATTGCCGTTGGATTTTCAAAATTCATCAACGAACGCCCACATGTGATTGCATTGTTGCAGGAAGTTGGGCTTGGTATTTTTGTGGCGCTGACACTTTACTTTCTCTTTTTTGCCAAAAAACCAAAGGTGAAGGATAAAGAGTTGAAAAACAAAAGCAAGACCGGGCGTTTCTTTTTTGGGATGTTACTTTCGGCACTGAATTTTTTCCCGATCCCCTATTATGTCTTTGTGAGCATCACGCTTTCCACCTACGGGATCTTCCTGTTTGAAAGGCTATTTTTACTCCTGTTTGTATTGGGGGTAGTATGCGGTTCCTATACCGTTTTTTACCTTTATATCTTTTTCTTTCACAGGATCCAGGGTAAGGCTGACTTCTTCATGAAAAATATAAATTATTTTATCGGTTCGGTAACCGGACTGATCTCCATACTGACCCTGATTAAAGTATTGCGAAACCTGTAA